Genomic DNA from bacterium:
CACCTGCACTTTCATCTCTATCATCAAAAATGACATCAAAACCATTTTCCTTAAGTCCATTATAAATTTTTTCACTTGTATTTACGATTTTATCATCTTCTTTGTTTGTTAATATAATATCAGCCAGAAAAGGAGCGACAGAAATAGGCCAGATAATGCCATCTTTATCGTAATTTCCTTCAATTATTGCGGCGACTATTCTGCTGACTCCTATTCCATAACAACCCATATATATTGGTTTTTCTTTTCCATCTCTATCCACAAAATATGCTTTCATAGATTTACTGTATTCAAGTCCGAGTTTAAATATATGACCTACTTCAAGTTCACTGCATTCTCCATCTGCCACAAATTCTTCTGAAAATTTTCCTCCTATAACGCCACTTTCTGCTTCTCTGATAGTAAATTTTAGTCCACATCTTTCAAATATTTTTTTATATGCTTCTTTCATTAAAATATATGATTTATCAAGTCCCTCTTCATTAATATCAAAACTGTATGCATCTTTCATTAAAAATTCTCTTGACCTTATTATTGAAAACCTTGGTCTTATTTCGTCTCTGAATTTTGTCTGGATTTGGTATAAAATTATGGGTAACTGTTTCCAAGATTTTATGTATCTCCTAACTATGTCAGTTATAACTTCTTCATGTGTAGGGCCAAAAATCATTTCCCTTTCATGCCTGTCAATAAATTTAATCATATCTTTTCCCATTTTATCAAGACGACCTGTTTCTTTCCATAAAGTAGCAGGTTGTAAAGAAGGCATAAGTAATTCTATTGCTCCTGAGTTGTTCATCTCTTCCCTGACTATATTTTCAACTTTTCTTAAAACTTTTAAACCAAGGGGTAAGTATGTATAAACTCCAGAAGCAAGTTTATCTATTAAACCTGCTCTTATTAATAATTTATGACTAATGGTTTCTGCCTCTTTTGGTGCTTCTTTTTGAGTGGGTATAAAGTATTTACTCCATTTCATTTTTTTCTCCTGTTTTTAAAGAAAAAATTATACAATATTTTTTTATTTCTGAAAACTCAAGATATTTAATTAAAAATATTTATTTTTTCCTATAAAGTTTTCCTGGTAATTCCTCAATCAATCCTTTTATCTGAAGATTTGTTAAAAGAGACAACAAAATATTTGGTTCTATTTTTGTTTTCATTTGTATTTCTTCAATACTTGATGTCTGTTCAAGTACACTTAAAATATTTTTTTCTTCTTCTGATTCTAAAATAATTTTCTCTTTTTTGTTTTCTATATTTTCTATTTCTATATTCATTGTTTCAAGTATATCCTTAACATCTTCAATTAAAATTGCTCCTTCTTTCAAAAGTTTATTTGTTCCTTTAGAATAAAGGGTGTCAACTCTTCCCGGTAAAGCAAAAACATCTTTTCCCTGTT
This window encodes:
- the proS gene encoding proline--tRNA ligase; translated protein: MKWSKYFIPTQKEAPKEAETISHKLLIRAGLIDKLASGVYTYLPLGLKVLRKVENIVREEMNNSGAIELLMPSLQPATLWKETGRLDKMGKDMIKFIDRHEREMIFGPTHEEVITDIVRRYIKSWKQLPIILYQIQTKFRDEIRPRFSIIRSREFLMKDAYSFDINEEGLDKSYILMKEAYKKIFERCGLKFTIREAESGVIGGKFSEEFVADGECSELEVGHIFKLGLEYSKSMKAYFVDRDGKEKPIYMGCYGIGVSRIVAAIIEGNYDKDGIIWPISVAPFLADIILTNKEDDKIVNTSEKIYNGLKENGFDVIFDDRDESAGVKFKDADLCGFPYQIIIGKKIKDDKVEIKERKTGKITEINPDKIVEYFKTLKN